The Nicotiana tabacum cultivar K326 chromosome 1, ASM71507v2, whole genome shotgun sequence genome segment agggatccggcatgaggctgagttattctaggtttaaaacctgggagtattgttctagacctggcttacccgagcggacaactcgagccgaggggggctgcataccggtaaccaaaagatcatccggctttgcaacctGTCtaaacctcgttctatttgggatatgacattAACAGAaggaagtcacgaccagcgtgcactcctcgggggagagaagagaggggtttcatagcaggagagagaagagaggggtttcgtagcagtatatatatatagttcagataatatcaaagcggtaaaaagcaacatttagcacattaggcataaaatcagataataaataaagtcaaatataacaattcatctaagctcgaattctgaaccctgaaccagagattctgggttcgatccccaatagagtcgccagagctgtcacacctccttttttactacacccggaagggtataagggaatttttctaatttaagtgacaatcgaaatgggatttattattaaaagattcagagtcaccacttgggatatttaatggtgtcccaagtcaccggttaaaatcccgagtcgaggaaaggttgactctgtattacagtccgcgaaccagaaatccgggtaaggaattctgttaactcgggagaaggggttaggcattttcgagttccatggttctagcacggtcgctcaactgtcatatttggcttaattatctgattttagaacatgttttagcctatggtgcaattttaacttttataaccgcttttattcatttttatgaAGATTGTAACActattaaaacacgtcttggaccacgtcacatcaatgcacccgcggtctttgacatattttaacattgttgagatttggattgggccacataaatgcacacccaagttttaagaaggtaaattattaaagtaaCGCGCCTAAAAGCAACTatgcgtttgcaactttgcgagggccgtGAAAATTCTCTAAacggcacgcctcgatttctaaggataaatAAGAGTAACTAACCGAGGGCTATGCAAttatcatttttgtttggcatggcacgcctcaattCTAATTTTAGGAGAAAGTCAAGCTAATTTCTTGAGGGCCATAACTATATTTTACTCGACTCGGCGTGCCTCAAAGAAATTTGTTCGTTAAAAGAGCTCAAAAGAATTTATCACTTCATCTTAAACTAATGTTTGAACCAATCTGAAGCCCATGTCCAAGGTCAGCAAGATCGAAAGAAAAGGCAAAAATGATCTCCAGAGACGCTTGAGCTCCAACAATTGGCCTTGAACATAACGAAATGTGGCCGATTTTTAACCCAGGCCCAACGTGAGCCCATGTTCTTGGAGGATTGAGCATCGGCGGAAACGGGACTCTAGATCGAGTCCAAACATGCAAACATAAGATTATTTAAAGCAAAAAGTGAATCCAATTCAAAAGAAAGACACTGGCAGTCTCAAAATGGCCCTGATTTCATTAATTGGGTCATCACCAGGTCCAGGTTCAGACCTCGCCTTTGTGTGCAACAGATTAATTGTAAGTCAATCAAGATACTACATGAAATATGAGATGGTATTAATTGTCTACTTATGGATTGCAagttatttaaattcaaattaattaattaaccttTCTGGAATTCTAACACCACTGCTAACTTAAATTGCTCATGCACGACTAATCGTAAAAATTAACACATGCCATTTACACTACCAGCTAATTAATAAATTCAAATTGAGATGAGCATGATCCAACATTATCAAAACCCCGGAAGTCGATATGTAGATTCACTCACATCTTAACAAATTACCTCAGATCCTCAATCACAAGGACTTATTTTAACAAATGAGTATAGAAAAATGACAGAGAAAGACACGTATGCAAGCTTTGAATCTAGCTTCATTGAACATTCACATTTGCTAAGAGAATCCTAAGGCTCTCCCCTGTTGATCCTACCACAGCCCGACTAATATAACTTCTAAGAGATGCATCCAAAACAAGTTGAATCAACAAATACTAGGCAAAATTCAATTACAATTATCATGAAACTTCACAATTCACAGCACAGTCCCATTTATACACGCCATAATAGCAAATTTAGGTCATTATATTAACTGAAACATTTTTAAGGTTGAATACTACAAACATAAATGAGGTTGGACAAAATGAATGAGATCCAACATGGATTTCATCATTCTTATTCAAATTCCAAAGCCAGACTTCAAATACACCTAGGTGATGTCCATGGAGTTTTGGAGAATACTTGTTCACAGCAAACAAACAACACCAAAGCCTGAAGTTATGACCCAATAGCAGGAGCAGTTCAGCAAAGAAGAGacaacaacaaaatcaattcaaaaCCAGTAATGGAATAATGACCAGCAGCTTTCGAATCAGTCTTTGAATCccagaaaaagagaaaagttatGAAGATTTTAGAATCAGGATCAGTTGCAAAAACCAGTCTAATTTTACCCAAAAATGCAAGAATTCTCCAGTACTTTCAGCTCAACTTTTCATAACCCCTTTTAGATTTTTTACccgatttttttcttctttttctttttttttctccccCTCCTCCTTTTCAGCTCTCTTTAGCAatctttataggcaagctactagGGCAGCTTTAAAATGTTCAGTTTTGCATTTTAGacctttttgaattttctttttttgcttAAAAGTCCCTAGATTATTGACTTGTTGGCCAAGTAAAACCTATtttcagcttctaggaagcttcttCAAGTGGTTACCAAAAGATTCCCTAGATGAACTACCCAAATGCCCCCCCCCCCATACCCATGAAAATTACTTTAGTTTTAGCTCTCTTACCTTTAGCttatgggtcaagttgacccaagATTTAACCCCAAAACCGGATTGACTTCCCTTACTTTGGGCCATATATTTTAACAGGAGCCCATCCCAAtttgataattaacaatgaaccCAACCCAAAATTCACAACCCAAACCAGTTACGAATTGCAATCAGAAATAAACAAAAACGAATTACCTAACACTAAAATGAGAATCAAATAAATGCAACTAACATGCTTTCACTTTAATCATGCAAACATTACTTCAACAAACGAACAATAATAAGGAACAGAAAAGATGAACAACAGAAGGTGACGATGGGGTGACGAACAACAAAATGGAGAAAAGGAGAAGAACAGGGGTATCTAATCAACAAACGCAAATAAACGAAACTTGATGGAACTCGGACCTTTTGATTTTGAGCCGAACTTGGTCTCAATCATGCGTTCTTGTCAAGAACGGACAAGCGAGGCTAGTTTCAACTCTAAACCTCTTGCTaaaattggagaaaaatgttAGGAAATTTGTCCCCTAGATCTTCGAACCTTGGATTTCGGATTCGATGAATTCTTGCCTCACTCAAGAGGAACTGGCTTGGGATTTGGAGAGAGGGGAGTGTGATGGtgatttggtgttaatttgggtgAGGTTGGAGCTTTGTTGCCTGTGAAAATGGTGGATTAGGGTTTTTTTAgaggaggaagagatgaaggagACGGGGCGGAACTGATTTGGTCTCTGGGGGTGGATTCAGACACTTTTAAGAGAAATGGGGAAAGTGTGAGAGCTGTTGGATGGGTTAGATTGAAGGGCTCAGATTCATTTTAGATTTGGAACTCGAAACTACGTCGTTTGTGGTATTAGGAAAGGCTGACCGGGTTGGGTGTAATATTGGGCCTGGAATTGGACGGGTATGGAGAATAAAGAATGGGCTCGAATGAAAATTGCTGAAGACTGGCCCAAACTTCTTCCTTCTCATtctaatttctttccttttcatcattttttcacaaattcttttttttttcaaaaattaaaactaaaagtcctaaattaaattaaaaaccgAACTAACTCATTAAAAATACTAACTAATCCTAAATAATTAACAccattaataaattaaataaaaactactcgaaaatcaaaaattaaaattaaagggtgcaaaatgactatttttgtgattttcctttttataaaacaacttaaTTACTTGGTCATGAAGTACCATATGATAAGCGtaatttgtgcacatatgtatcttgctataactataagtaTGATAATGTGATAACATGAATTTTTACCcctatggagatattgaaaaggtTATTCCACGACATTATATGAAGAGATTACATATATACAAGAATGGtgatttcaaggtgcaacatattcattcaagtgataatatggctgatttgttcaccaaatctctaccgatgtcaaccttcaagaagctagtgtacaagattgggatacaAAGGCTCAAAGATGTGAATTAATGCTCTCATAAGGGGGAGTTaatatgcgttgtactctttttcccttacaagattttgtcccactagatttttctttcaaggtttttaacaagacaaccaaaaggcgtattgttagatatgtgtactccttttcctttactagaattttttcccattgggttttattttagttaaggttttaacgaggcacattatctgttgaatagacattcaagtgAGAGTGTTATAAATAAAATTCGATCTAAGGTGAATgtatatttagagagattttagggtttgttacttggtggtTAAGTCacttttcccctataaatagaggggttctattccattgtaattcatcccaaatcaataaaaattctctttctctacttttctctacaatattcttttcttcttttattgtttaataacaaaacatgacttatactcataagttctaaaaactatcacaaatacccaacaatattattatcaataacattcattatggtatcgcaaaccatagtcctgaacataaataaatttggtacaaatttatcatttttataatgaactacatgatacactattagatgaccgagaagacgaagcaaaattgttacaaaataataaatagtgagctcttttataaaatacaaaagtttggggcaattttttaaaaaaatgtaatagtaatattttggctcaaaatttaggattttgccaaaatgtagGCAAAACCTATgaccaaacatgtgtttgccaaataaaacccaaatttattttggcaaaatataTGGCCAAACGAGTCCTAAACATCCCAATGGCGAAATAGGGGTATTTGCATCTATACCTGCTTTTTGTGTAACATTTTAatttgtgcccgctttgcaaaaaaattacaagcgtacccgcttttcgCATAACTTTAGCACACGagactgaagtagcaaaggcaatcacacaaaacttcagcattctagtagccgggcctgaagttcagcttacagctgaagtttttgttttgtaactagcgaacttcagctctagagctgaagtttttgtattgTAACTGGAAACTTTTATGTTGTAACTGGGAAGAGCTGAAGTTGTTGTCTTTGTATCTGGGGAATCCCACTATCAAGATGTTCTAGATAGATGATCCAATTAATTTGTGAACACACTAATTTGCAGTGGGGGAAAGAAGTGTAAAAGTGGGTAAAAGGACTACCATGTAAAAAACATTGGTCTATCATTTAAAGCAATTTTGTTCTTTATTTTCCTTCAATAATCCCGATTCAGATTGATACTGTACGGTACTACTCCCAACTCCAAAACCCACACCTCTGTGCCCTATACAGGGAACCGTTCTTCTCTTCTTGCCCTTCTcatttttaactttatttatCCATCTTTTCATTGAAAGTTCTGCTCAGTGTTTTTCAGATCATTCACGTGGTGCAAAACAGGTTCCTTTTTTCTGAGATCTCTATTCACATTTATTTTctgtccctttttttttttttgcttattgATTAGGTTCATTGTTCCATCTTGAATTGTGTTTCGGTTTTAgatcttttcttttattcatatCTAACTTTATTAATAGGTTTCATTTCAAGATTCATCGATCTTGGTCCCCAATTTGTACTTTCCTTTTATGGTTTGTcctttctgttttcttctttcttgaattttcatgtttTAGTGCATAAAAATCCTTGATAAATACACTCAAATTAATGTGTGAATTATTGAAATAAATATGATTTGCCTTTCCAGCTCCACTTTGGGCGTTTATTCTATTGCTTATATGCAAGCACTGTATTGAGGTCCAGGCGAGAATAAACCCCTTTAACAGCTCTTGTGAATACAATGTCTGCAATCAGATTTGATGCGTCAAAGCAATATTATGCTACCAGCAGTCTTGTGGTTGGATATGCCCTCTGTTCCAGCTTGCTTGCTGTGATTAACAAGTTTGCTATAACCAACTTCAACTACCCAGGTCTTCTTACTGCATTGCAATACCTAACTTCAGCTTTAGGGGTTTGGGTTTTAGGAAAATTTGGGCTGTTGCATCATGATCCGTTTACGTTGGAGAATGCCAAGAAATTCTTGCCTGCTGCCCTTGTTTTTTACATGGCAATATTCACCAACACCAATCTTTTGCGCCATGCCAATGTGGATACTTTCATTGTCTTTAGATCCTGTACGCCTCTGCTTGTTGCTGTTGCTGATACAGCTTTTAGAGAGCAACCATGCCCGTCAAAGTTGACGTTTCTCTCTTTGGTGGTCATTTTGGGAGGTGCTGTTGGGTATGTTGCTACAGATTCAGGTTTTACTCTGACTGCTTATTCTTGGGCGTTTGCGTACTTGGTAACCATTACAACCGAGATGGTCTATATTAAACATATGGTAACTAATCTGGGGCTGAATACTTGGGGCTTCGTGTTCTACAACAATTTGTTGTCATTGATGATGGCTCCTTTATTTTGGATTATTACTGGGGAGTATGTTGATGTGTTCATTGCTATGGGATCAAATGAAGGGACATTGTTTAACCCTGTTGCCTTCGTTGCAGTCTCATTATCCTGTGTGTTTGGACTGCTCATCAGTTTCTTTGGATTTGCTGCAAGGAAAGCAATCTCCGCTACTGCTTTTACAGTAACCGGGGTGGTGAATAAGTTCTTGACAGTTGCCATTAATGTTCTCATTTGGGATAAGCATGCTAGTCCGTTTGGTTTGATGTGCTTGTTGTTTACTATTGCTGGAGGTGTTCTTTATCAGCAATCTGTAACTGGTGTTAGTACCACTCCACCACAACGGGATTCTGCTGTGTCTAAGCAGGACAATAAGAATGACCACCACAACTATGGAGATAGTGATGAAGAGAAAGGAATATCCGGTAAGATTTCTGGTCTATAAGCATTTTGGCATTTGTGCCTATTGCTGATGAGGCTATTGTTAGTCCTCCCACTGCGTTATTTACCTATACTTTGATCCTATTCTAGTCATTACAAACTTTTGCTAGATGCTTTTTAGATTGGCCTTGTTATCGCTATCGATTAGTAATCATTTGACTACTATTTGTGAATTTTTGCTCCCTTTCTTTTGGCATGCTATCGTGTTGATTTCATTCATGTATCTCTTGTTTTACACTGGCGGTGTCCAGTTTAACAAAAGTCCTACAGAAATGTATGTTTTGTTTTTCTCCACAATTAGATAACCTTTGCATCTTCAACTTTGTTCTGACATACCTTAAAGAAATGTCATGCTGTGATGGTTGAATTTGTTAAGTAAGAAAACAAAACTCATAATGAGTCAAACTACTTGATTCGTATACCAAGCAAGAATCTGATCAGTCGCCCGGAGAGGGAACTATATTAGATGGCTTATTATCTAGTCCAAGTTAATCTCCTCCTCTAGAGCATTTGAGTTAATTATCAAATCTTTTCGTTGCGTTGATACTTTCCGTAGCTCTATTCCACGTCTCGAGTATCCTAATATATTCAGCTGAAGCATTGGTCTTCCAGTTGTTGCTTCCTTTAGGCTGACTGAGAAATTTTATCATGATATAACTAGGAATACTTGTTTGAAGAACTTATTATGTGAAAGTGGACTATGGGCCCATAATGCCCAAACAATTTCACCCACCAAAATCCCAGCACATCTGCGAAAGAGAAACCTCTATTATTCTCCCTTATTCTCTCTCTGTCCTTTTACATTCTCCCTAATTTCGTCAACTTGCTTTATCTGCCCTTTGTAATCTTAACCAGGCATCAAGTATTATTCAACAATTTTCTCCTCAAGGAGACCAAAACTGAAAGGAAATGAGCTAAGTCTGTAGAGAagggtctctctttctcaagattGGACCGTTAACTCTGTTGTTTGGAAAAAAATCAGCAAATAATCACATATCATGCACTCTTATACTGAATGCATGAACCTTAGCTTATCTTGAGCATTTTTAAGAATTTTGCATATCTCAAGCGTTGTTGGTCGTTTAGAGAAGTTCCTCAATGAGCATAGCTTGAgcagagaaaagaaaagaaaagtagaaCCCCTCAGCAAGGACAGTGTTGGTGTTAATTTGAGAGTAGGTGCTGGGTTTCCAGAAGAGGGGGGGGGGAGCCTGTTGGTGTTTCATTGTCACTGAGGGAGAGAGGTTTGTCTATATTGGTCTGCAGTGGTGAATATCTATGTCAGTGAAGGGTTGGTTTTGTGTTGGTGAATGGCTGGTGTTGCTTCTATAGAAGAGGTGGTTGGTATTTATTGTTTTTCCCTTTGAGCGAATGTTTGCTAAAGTTCTTCATTTTCAGAAGGAGATTAGGGGGAAAGATAACAATAgagaacaccccccccccccccaatatgtGTTAGTATTGCGTGCTATATTTGTGGCAGAAACTTTCTGAAAAATGAATTGTAAGGTGGCGTTTTTGGTTAGAGGGAGCTAGGGTATCTCGGTGTGTTGTGGGGGAAAAATATTAAGATGGAAGAGAGGAAATAGTTGCAGAAGAGAgtttggagagagagagagagagagttacaAAGTAAAAGAGATGGGAGGAAAGAGTTGAAGTAAATTAGAGAAGGGGGAGAGTGATGGGCAGAGAGACAAAGTTGGAGGAGTTGTTGGAGAAGTGATTTGTTTAAGCAAGTAAATAGGCTAATACATGTAGTAGCGGTTGTTGTGTAAAATTTCTCAGGCTGACTTGCCTTAACTTTTCTTGAAAACGTTTAGCTCAGCTTAGATGTTTTGAATTTCTTGATTTGCTCATGCTAAACTTCTTTTGACAAATGTTTAACCCAAGGATAAAGAAACTTACTTCAATGGTACCAATTTACTGGACCTTAAGGTAGGAGCTggaaatttatattttatttgatgAAATAAAATGCAAAAAGGTAGAAATTTAATCCGGGATGGAAGTAGTACTTCTTAAGTTTAATCTTTTAAgccttttaattaaaaagaaggTATAGTAAGTGGGCAGGATGTACATGTATTAGGTAATATGAACACTTAACATgagtcattttattttcaaattggTCAAGAGGAAATAGAGAAACTGGTAAAACGacgagaaaagaaaaataaataaattaaagaatcatagcatatttggccaagctttaaaaattaGCTTAtattgagaagtgttttttttctcaaaagtgtttttctcaaaagtatttttggtgagaaacagtttatgtttggctaataaatttgaaaaacacttctaaGCAATCATTAGTGTTTAGCCAAGTTTTTAAAAGCTGCTTccaaggcctcatttgtttgcatttaatggaggtctgaatcttaattattcagatcccAGACATTAAAtgcgtttgtttttaaaatttgaatcttaattattcagatcttaatcgttaagtgtgtgtttttttacttcacaattacTTAATAAGGCCTGAATAGATCTGTatcattaagatctataacagagacttaatttcattaagatacCATTACCACACTCaactaccaccactaccaccaccacactcaactaccaccaccaccaccaccatcatcatcctcaatcatagccaCCACCATTGTCGACTACCACTACCCATCATCCCCACCACTTccaccaccatcattcttaatGACAACcaacactcatccacctcaactaccacaactaaccgCCCCATTAACATCAACACCATAGCTGGCACTGCCcatcattataaactaccaccacccaccaccatcttcctcaatcacaactaccaccaccaccacccgccattattaactatcaccacccaccaccacccACCACTatcttcctcaatcacaactaccaccaccaccacccgccattattaactatcaccacccaccaccaccatcctcaatcataatagTTACAATtaccaatcaccactagctactatAAACTACCACCATCAACCAAATCTACCACCAACCACCGCTTTTAGTCTACATTCACAAGCACTATCGTTAGCTATCACCACTaacaactatcatattttaaaaagatGTATATTTTAGTGATgaaatattagattaattagtattttataattatttattttcaaataaacgtaaattttatatattcagatgttaaaaatcaaacagtcttagtcatttagtattcagatcttaatacacatcttaacattcaaatgtgtattcagattcagatgtcttaatcttaatacacatcttgatattcagacGTGTATTCATATTCAGACCTCTTAATCTTAAAAAAGAAAATGAGAcctaagtgtatttttttcaaatatgCTTTTCataaaagtgcttttggagagaaactatttttttctgcttctccaaaactgcttctgcttctcctcaaaagtactttttttttcttccaaaagtttggccaaacacttcaactttaaaaaaaaaaatattttttttgaaaaaaatttgcTTTTATAATTGGAGAATCTTAGCCAAACAAGCTATCAAACTCGGATGAGAAGGGCCTTGGGCCATTTCTAGTACATGAAACCCTAGAGCCTAGGCTTATCCGAACCGCCAAGCCTGGGATACATGCCAAACCTTGGCCTTTGGCCAAAGGTCAAATAACCCTTATACCTCTTAAAAGCCGCCTTTAAGTCATCGAGATTGGGTTAGGAACAAAAATTGGCTGATACATATGTTGGTGAATGATGGCAGCTACTTATTAGCTAGTGCCTAGTGAATTGGTTAAAGTGTACGAGGGGCTTGGGCACCAAATATATGTAGAGGAAAAAATAGTTTAGGAATATGTTTATGGTATTTGTACACGATAAATTTATGCAAGTATTAATAGCCTATATATACTACATTTGCTTTAAAAAGAATGAAAGAATTTGAATTACGAGTTTTAACTTTCAATATTCAGTCTCTATTTAAGCATCAATTTCTTAACTTTTTTGAAATAAAgtttatataaataaaacaagataaaatgtaataaaaaaataaattttttatatagatataaaaaaaattgttattAACTCCAAATAATAGCAACGTCGTACAAAATAAAACTGAAACGGATAGAATAATAAAGGTTTAGTACTTCTGCATTAGCCATTATGTGGAGGAGTGATTCGTGTTTATCTTTCCTCATGAAAATTGCAGTTCTCTTTAAGGAAGGCAACTTACCTGTTGAATTTGCTTTTCTGATAACACTCAAATATACTTGATAAATAATATGCTAGAATTTTAAAGTCAAAGAATTAACCTGGAATGcaacaaaattgaaaaaaaaaatagaaaaaagagaaagacaatgGCAATGATTATTAC includes the following:
- the LOC107759812 gene encoding GDP-fucose transporter 1-like produces the protein MSAIRFDASKQYYATSSLVVGYALCSSLLAVINKFAITNFNYPGLLTALQYLTSALGVWVLGKFGLLHHDPFTLENAKKFLPAALVFYMAIFTNTNLLRHANVDTFIVFRSCTPLLVAVADTAFREQPCPSKLTFLSLVVILGGAVGYVATDSGFTLTAYSWAFAYLVTITTEMVYIKHMVTNLGLNTWGFVFYNNLLSLMMAPLFWIITGEYVDVFIAMGSNEGTLFNPVAFVAVSLSCVFGLLISFFGFAARKAISATAFTVTGVVNKFLTVAINVLIWDKHASPFGLMCLLFTIAGGVLYQQSVTGVSTTPPQRDSAVSKQDNKNDHHNYGDSDEEKGISGKISGL